The nucleotide window GCCTGTGACGATGCTTCAAGTAGCAGAATTGGAAATTAGAGACCAAACATGACAGGCAAGCATCATTACTCTACCATACGGCCTGTCTGCATAAGTATGCAGATTTTTTCTTTCTAGCCAGCTAAGCACCTGGCGTTTGGCCAAGGCAGCATGTGCGTGTTGCTGCAGAAAGCTCGTGATGAAGGTGCCCTAATAATCTAAACATTGCTCACGAGGATAACATTACGAATTTACGACAACGAACACAACCGACGATACTTGTGGTAAATGACTGTACGTTTGGGCCACACAGGTCAACAAGACATGACgcattttttttttccaaaagaaGTATACATGTAAATCTCATCTCTTTGCACAGAACGCAGCATCCAGGCCTTAACTATCAATGTGCACCTCGCTTTTGTAAAGTTATTACACTTGATTGAAATtctgtttgccaaaaaaaaatgaCCCAGGCGATTATAGTACTGTAAAAAAACCTCAACCTAGGAAGAACTAAGTGGCATTTTAGTTAAGAATAGACACCCAGATTTGCCTCGATAAGTACTTTAACTTAGATGGTCCAGGTGTACAGTTACGCCTATCGCTCTCAACCAACTAGGGTAGGTTTAGTTCCTAGGACTGCAAGTACAAGCACAAGCATATAGAAGATGAACTTATATGCTCAACAAGATGACATTAGTTGAAGCTTCAAGCTACATTTGTACATAAAAAAAGTAATAAATTTCACAGAAAATATCATAACCAAAACAGGCTAGGAAACTTCCAACTGCATGATTTTACCTCTAACAGTGTTACTGATTACTAGTACTGGATTCAGTTATCTTTTTCTATAAAAAACTGGATTCAGTTATCACTATCTGTTTGATAATACTAAAACTTCAGCCAAGTCAAATGATCTTACACAATAATACCTCTATCCCCATAGCATAATTCGAAAACTCTTACAACATGCTTTAATAGACAAGGAGGGAGTACTAGACTCAAATCTTCGCACTGGCAGGGAAATCAGTTCATTCTCCAAGGGATAGTCTAGTCCCCACATATCCAAGTAAACCTCACAGAACCACACCCATAACCTATGCTATGCAGAGAGTGAGCAGacacaatttgctaaaagaaccACTCAAACATAGGAATGAAAGCTCAAACATTATGCAATATCAACAAAAGGATTTTGATATGATAACTGAGAAACAGCGGCTCTATATGATTATGCATACAACCAGGAACATGGTCGTAATAGCTATTGCAGAGAAGGTAGAAAACTGAGCCAAGAAAAGAGCAACAGAGACATTATACTCAACAGGACTGCTTGTCACACTATTAAGGCTGATTGGTCGAAAAAACAGGCTGAGACAGAAAGACAGGCTGAGAGTAACTATAAAAGATTGGAAGAAATCTAGGAGGCAAGTGCTATAAGTCACTTTAGCCTAAGTTTCAGATTTCTTTGAATTTCTACAGAAATTAGCCTTAATGAGTCACTTGACCCATAACCCATTGCGTCCCCGGGCACCTCCAGCGCCCCCAGCGGTCCAGCCACCTCCCGAGCAGGCTGCTGCAGCGCCGTCACCTACACCAGCGGCGCCAGCACCGCCggctgcagcagcagctcctgtACCAGCACCCCGGATGATCACCCGGTCGCAGACTGGCACTCTTCGTCAGGTTCAGTGCTACGGCTTCTCCGCCACCCACTCCGTCATCTCGCCGGTACCGGCGAATTACCGGAGTGCCTTGGCCGACCCTCAGTGGAGGGCTGCTATGGCTGACGAGTACAAGGCGCTCGTTGATAACGGGACCTAGCGCCTCGTCCTTCGTCCTCCTGGCGCCAATGTTGTGACGGGCAAGTGGATTTTTAAACACAAATTCCACTCGGATGGTTCCCTTGCCCGCCACAAGGCACGTTGGGTGGTTCGCGGCTTCTCTCAGCGCCACGGCATCGACTACAACGAAACATTCAGCCCCGTTGTCAAGCCTGCCACGATACGCGTCGTCCTCAGCCTTGCTGCTTCGCGTTCCTGGCCGATCCACCAACTTGACGTGAAGAATGCCTTCCTTCACGGTCATCTGGAGGAGACTGTGTACAGCCAGCAGCCTCCAGGCTTCGTCGACCCTGCACGCCGCCCATCTCCTGCAGTGTTCTCTGTATGGCCTGAAACAGGCTCCTCGGGCGTGGTACCAGCGGTTCGCCGCCCATCTCCGCCTACTCGGTTTCGTCGCATCCGTCTCCGACACGTTCCTCTTTGTGCTCAAAGAGAGGGACGCTACCGCCTACCTGCTGCTGTATGTCGACGACATCATCCTTACGGCGTCCTCGTCCGACCTGCTACAGCGCATCATGGAGCGTCTCCACTCTGAGTTCACTATGACCGACCTCGGCGATTTGCACcacttcctcggcatctccgTCACACGTTCGCCGGAGGGCCTGTTCCTCTCCCAGCGCCAGTACGCTGTGGATCTACTTCAGCGGGCAGACATGGCCGAGTGTCACTCCACCTCGACTCCAGTTGACACTCGTGCCAAGCTCTCCACCACCGACGGAGCTCCAGTCGCCGATCCTACCCAGTACCGCAGCCTTGCCGGCGCTCTACAAAACCTGACACTCACCCGTCGACCTCGCCTACGCGGTCCAGCAGGTGTGCCTCTTCATGCACGATCCCCGCGAGCCTCATCTCGCGTTGATCAAGCGCATCCTCCGCTACGTGAAGGGCACTTTGTCCACCGGCCTCCACCTCAGCTCCGGGCCGGTTGACTCCCTCACCGCGTACTCCGACACGGTCTGGGCGGGTTGTCCAGACTCTAGGCGCTCTACGTCCGGCTACTGCGTCTTCCTCGGCGACAATCTGGtctcttggtcctccaagcgccagACGACGGTGTCCCGTTCCAGTGCTACGGATGAGTACCGCGCGGTTGCGCCTGCCGTCGCCGAGTGATGTTGGCTTCGTCAACTTCTCCAAGAGCTCCACGCACCTATTGCTTCTGCGACCGTCGTGTACCGCGACAATGTTAGGGCTGTCTATATGACTGCTAATCATGTCCACCATCGTTGCACGAAGCACATCGAGATTGACATTCACTTCGTCTGCGACAAGGTTGCCTTGGGACAGGTTCGGGTGCTCCATGTCCCCACGACACATCAGTTCGCGGACATCATGACCAAAGGCTTACCTGTACAGCTGTTCACTGACTTTAGATCCAGTCTTTGCGTCCGAGATCCTCCCGCTGCGACTGCGGGCAGGTATTAGACATGTATTGTAGACATGTACAGTCCTGTATACGTTGTATCTGGACATGATGTAATCTAAGCCCCATTGGGCTATATATGAAAGGTCACCCCCCTAAGAGGGTGTGTGTTTCCCTATCTCTCTACATTTATCTCTCTACACTATGTCTCAGATCCTTTGCCAACTTAAAAGTCAAAAATATTATCTTATTTTTAAGACGTCTAAGCAATCCATGATCAGTTTTACCACAAACCATCACATTCAGTGCAAAGCAATAGGCAATGATTTATCCTTCATCGTATCATCAATTCAAGTGTACAACATGCATATCTAACCATAAGATTCATAGCGGCACTAATGAAGCAGCATTCCACCTTTACGTTGACTTGGCTTCGTATCTCTTTTTATTAAATGAGAAAATGGGCTCAGCTACAATAGAAGCTAATAGTTACACCTAATACCAATCCAAATGTTGTCCTCCATCTGCCCTGTGGGGGCTTTGGAAGCTAAGGAATAGTTTGTGTTTTCAGGGCCTGCAGTGGAAAGATGGGCGTGTGCTGCTACTGAAGGTAGCCAGCATGCTGCAGAACTGGGTTGCCTTGTGCCCAAAGGATTATGTCCCGGAGTTCATGAAGCGCCTGGCTACAAGGCCTCACAGGATGCCTGGGTTGACCAGATAAACAACAAGTGGGAGCGTCTCTTATATCTAtctggtggtgattggaagtctCTGACGCTTCCGGAAGAAGCTAGCGCGTTGCTGGTGgatgacttggagaaggctaagCTACAGAAGAAGTGGATCAACTTCGCAGGGATGCGAGAGGCGTGGGGAATGTAGTTTTTTCCTGAAATTTTGGTTTGCTTATATGTTCTGTTCGCTGAGTGATGTATTGCGCTGATAAGTGCTTCTGGTGCTTTGGATGATGTATGAATGCTTAACTGTTGGTCTTTGCAATATAAAGGCCGGGGGCCACCCTTGAACTCTAAAAAAAATGTTGTCCTGCATCTTCTATATGATTATACCCACAGCCCAGCACATTTACACATTATGGGCTGTCTTCTTCTAACGCTTTCAAACTAACTTCTCCAAGTAACATACTGAGAGACGCCTGAGGCTTTGACTCTCATATACCATAAGAATCTTTCACAGCAGAGTTATCAGCAGAATAGACAGAAGACAATCCTAAGTTCTTAACTGTTTCATGTAGACAATTACAACCAAAGGATGAAGGGGATGGCTGCAAAACATTTTTAAAATGTTTCAGGGGaataaggctttgttgttgttgttgaggggAATAAGGCATTCGCCATCATCAGATAAATTAAAAAACGAAATAGAAACATTAGCAAATTATCTACTAATGCTTTTATGGATCTGGTAAAACTGCAAGCTTGAATTCTGGCGCTGTAAAAATTTCTACAGCTGGTCAAATCAGATGGTGAACCAAATTCTGGAAtcccccacccccccacccccaAAAAAAAAATGGTTCTTCTGACTGCATGTATCTACAATTGGGTCAATTCCAGCTGGCCTTTCCAAAATTCTCGATTGGTTCCCATGAAATGCGTATGTATAATTTTTACGCAGTACCTTTGATCGTCTTCTTCCACTGAAAAGTTCTAAACATCAGCATATGCCGCATGTATGAAGATAGGCGAGTTGAAACAAGACTATGAACATAAAATGTAACTGGGATGTGATCCTTCCGATCCTTAATTAGTGCCTTGGTTCTTTCTATGCCGTAGTATTGTGACATGTTGTTAATCAGTCATTTCTTGCTGCTTTGTGCCTTTGTCTctaattcttttttctttttatcaGAAAATTCAAACTTCCCCACCCATTTCCTGTTAAATTTATCTGATTCCTGATTGGGTAAGAGCATTTGGGTATGTACAAATTAGATAAGGGTGAAAATGGGGAATTGATGTTCAAATTAGGGTATGGGCAAGCATGGGTTTGCCTACACCCTCCTGAACAGCAGCTGTACTTAAACGTTAAAACATTATCTTATTTTAAGACATCTAAGCAATCCATGAACATTTTCACCAAGAACATCACATTCAATGTAGATCAGTAGAtactcaaagcatcagcaattCAATTGCGCAACATAATTATTTGAGTCTAAACTATGATCAAAGATTCACAGGATTCATTGTGACAACATCAAGGCAACATTCCATTTGGCTCGAGGTGACAATTTCAATCTACCTTTTCATTAAATGAGATAACAGGTTAGGTTACCACAGACGCTAAGCCTCTGCAGTCTGCACCTTATGTAGTCACCTAAATATTGTTCTGCATCTTACATACAACTATACCTAAATCCCAACAAATTTACACATTTACTTAACTAACACAGTATGCATTACCATCTATCATTTTAAAACTAATTTATTAGAATGGCTATGCGTATGGCCATGGGCATCTGACCTGTGTCTGTGTGCAACTAAACATGTGTGCTGCATATCTCAAATGGATAAAAACGAGCTCTCTGATTGATTGATTAGGCCAGGTTGTACATGTGTCGGTCGCATAGCAGTGCTCCTGATTTATATGTAATATGCCTACTGAGAAATGCGGCAAATGCCTGGGGCTCTCAATCAACATAAGAAACATTTCACAACATAGCTATCTGCGGAAGGGAGAGACAAGTAAAATCCTAAACTGTGGTCATGTAGTAGTACAACCGAAGGATGAAGATGATAATTCAACAGTGAAACATTTCAAAATGTTTAGGGCAGTCGCCATCATCATCGGACAAATTTCAACGAAACAGAGAAAACATCATAATGTTGAGCTCGTGTTCCATCCATACCAGAAAATTCAGGACCACACATCATGACTATCTTATTGGAACCAAATCTGAGGCAGCCGAGGGTTCGAGGGGACCTGAGACGCGCGGATCACTCGGCctgggcgtcggcggcggcgagctcctgCTGCTGGAGGCGCTCGAGCGCCTTCTGGTGCGCCCAGGTCTCAATGGTAAGGTCGGGCTTGGCGTTGAGGCCGACGCCGAGGATGACGACGGTGAGGAAGGAGGTGACGTAGCAGGGCAGCTCCCAGTCCTCCCACTTGCGAGAttcccccggcggcggcggcggccggttgAAGGGGTACCCCTTGGGGCGCTCCTCGTGCCCCGGGGTCGTCCACCGCCCGGCCccctcgccgccaccgccgcggacGCGCATCGCCCCGCGCAGCCGTGCCCACAGCATCCCACTAACCGCCGACGACATCGCCCGCATCGGTGCGCGTCGAGATCGGAGAGGGGGGAAGAAGTCGTCGATTTGGGTGCTCGTCGAGGTTGCGCTATGGAGACTGGCTGCGGGTTGGCCGGCGCCCCGCTTGCAGGAGCCAGGAGGTGCTGTAAATGGTCTGGGCTTGGGTTGAGAGTGCTGGGCTGGGCTTAGCAGAAGCTGCTGTTATCTATGGGCTGGAACGGTCTTTACGGTTTGCTTTGGATCTTGTACAGAAATGAGGGCTGTCTCCTTATCCTCTCAAAAGAAAAAAACACTTCCCCTTTCCCTTTGAAATgaattccttttttctttttcattgaATTTTATTTTCAAAATCCCATATGCGGTTTCGTTCATAGTCTTTCTATACACCATACTACTAATAAAAATCTAATGTGTTTGGAACCACCTATTGCACAAAAGTGTTTTAACTAGTTGAGCAGTTATTCTTCAGATTTGGGGCTTTATCATCAAACACATTAAGTGTGCAGCTGATTTTAtactttgttttttttaattcACATCAAAACAAGATGAATACATCTGTACCTCAAAAAGAATCAGAACTAGACAGATGCCATGAATATAAAATAATCCGGTGCTCCTGCCGTATTATGACAGGAGCAACCACAACGTATATGGGCCAAGTAATTCATATACATAGGACCCACATAAGTAGTCTATAATTATTGTTTTGTTCCCACAATATTTCAGACAACAAGTAGTCTATAGAGTGGACCCCATCTGATATAAAAAAATTGTCTTATCCAATCGTGTGCAAGATCgaggaagagagagggaggagtaaGAAAAAAGTAACACTTTTTTATTCACTATGGGTAGTCCAGAAGCTTATGGGATATCTTCTACTATGCATTACTCTATGGACTAGTCTCACAGTGTTTTAGGTAGCCAGTGGATATTATTTTTATCGCTATGGACTGCTTTAGTTTGAGATGCTCAAGCCTTACATGTACGTGCCAACAAAAACATGTCAAATTACAAATGAAAAGAAACCTTGAGTCGACAATAGTGTACTCAGAACCTGCGAGGCACTACAGTCTACAGGTTGGAGAAAAATATGAGTATCTTCACTTTAACATCTCTTTCAAGTGTGTACAATGTAGCCGCAGGTAGATATTTGCAAATCAGGTACTATTCACATATCTCCTAATATCTTATCCTCATTAAAATAGTACTAGGGTCATCCAATAATATTTCTAAGATTATTGAGAGAGATGGTTTTGCAGTCCataagagcaactccaatagGCTCTTTATATCATTCCTAATCGATAAGAATATAAGTTTTGATAAAATAAAATACCTTCCAACAGATTAATAAAACATAGAACCAAGTGAAGAACTCCTTTCCTCACACCACAAAAAGCATGATCCTTAGAATCGAATTAATAAAACATTGGAATTCAGACAATATTGGACAGTTAAACAAATATCAGGTACATTATTGCAGCAGAATCATTATAAAATCACAAAGCAAACCACATTTGGACAATTAAACATTTGAATTCAGAATCATTATAAAATCATTATAGCAAACCACACCAGTCCCCCCATTTGCAGAAGCTTAAATGATGTTGGGATTGCTTATTAACACATTTCAGTATTTCACAAAAAGAATCACCCCTTTATTCAGATAGATACACATGTAGTACAATTGTGCCACTTAAATTTACTGAACATCCACTGACTGCCAGTCATGGAAAGACAGCTTGTCGATGGTTGATGGCCGGAAGAGGACAGGATTAACGTTCCAGCCCTTCAGGCTTCCTCTCGCCCATCTCATCCTCGCATTATCAATCTCCAGGCCAGAGATATGCTCCAGCAGTCATGCCACCAGTCTTGTGCTTCACCATCTCCTGGCACCCAGGCCTGTAATCATAGAGCCCTCCCGTGTAGTTTGTCCACCGCTTGTAGGTAAGGTCTATGTTCTTGAATTTCAGGTTGCAGAGCAGCCCATGCTTCGATCCAGCCAgaaaaactccattttctgatacCGATGAGATGTTGATGAATCTTATGTCTGAAATGGTGCCTTCTTTTGAATCTGGGTGCCTTGGGCAAGTTGTGATGTAGATTGGTTCGGCTCTTCCCCACCATAAAGGATGGTAGTACCTGGTGCTCATTTTAATGTTTGAAAACACCACATCACTCACATTCCCTGCAAACGTTAAAGTGTTAGTGTGTCATTTACATTCAATAAGATGTTTGCTTTACCGACAAACGCAGGTTGTAGGTTATTACCTCCATCCCAGATCTGCATCCCAAGTCCTCGATGTGCATCAACTATTGTAATGTTGTCGAAAACCAGCCTTTTGAAGTCGAAGGAGCTTGCACTTCCGAACTTGATAGCACAAGATTTAGACCGGATCCAACAGTTTGTTGCCGTCAAGTTGTAAACCGGTCCAGTGGTCGACTTTGGGCATATAGCATCGTCTCCGGTGTCTATGTGGCAATCAGTTATGAcagtcagcctgttcgtttggctgtggcttgtcgtaaacgatcgtaaatttccagccggaacagtatttttctctcacacaaaccagctagcggtacttcttcacgaaccagcaacgatacgaaccagccaaccgaacaggcctgACTAGTTGTTAGAATCCTCAATGTCAATGCCATCATTGTTGGGACTGTTAAAATCTCCAAATATGGACACATTGTGGATGACTGTGTTGTCACATCTGACAAGGTGAAGACTGCGAGCAATGCAAGTGTAGAGCCTGTTAATTTTGCCAAAGTACACTGACAAACAAACACTGTCTACTTCTGTTCATCACATGTCCTAATAAGTAGGAAAACATATCAGGACAAGTTATTTCACACAACCGTAAGAACAACAAGGGCATAGAGCAAAAAGTTGTTTATTCTAGCATCATTGGAATGGAATAATCAGGCAGGTTTGTTTGCTCCTGTTCACAACTATGGTTTTAGCAGTGAAAATAGCAGGCATCAATTTTTTTTCCCTGAATTGATCCATGAAGTTGATGGAGCAAGAAATGCTTACCACCGGTAGGCGGGCTGGTTGAGTGTGATGTCATGGATCCTAACATCCTTGGAGTCAATGAAACCAACAAGCCGCGGCCGGCACTCATCGCCCAGGCAGTCGCCGGTGGCGTTCCAGCTCACCATGACGTTCGTCACCTCGCTGGGCGTGACCACGAACGCCCCGccctggccgttgatctcgccgGCCCCCCGTGATGCCGGCGTCCGTGGTGTTCTCGGCCAGCACAAGGTACCACCGGCGCGACTCGGGCGGGTAGTCCGCCTGCCTGGTCCCGCCCAGAAGCCGCGCGCCGGGGGGCACCTCCAGCACCACCCGCGAGCGGAGGTGGACTGTCGCTGTCAGGTAGTTGCCCGGCGCTGGGAGAAGAACGCGGCCcccgcccgccgccgcgcagGCGTCTACAGCGGCCTGGATCGCCGGCCGCACCATAGTCGGCCACCGAAAAGACGCGGCTGGACCGTGTGCCCGGGACCACTactagcagcagcaacagcaagggCGCGGCGGCGAGCTGAAGCGGCGGAGAAGCCATCGGCTGTTCTCCCCCAAGGCTCCAATTGGCCAGCGAGAATCTTTGCGAGGCGATTGTGTAGAAAAATCGCACGGGGAGTATGGGGAGTGATACGACAGTGTAAAGAAACTAGTCTTTTACACGTGTGTCATTATAAAAGTTATTAAttatttataaattattaaaaaaaGTTAAGTTCTCACGTATGCCATTAGTTTGAACTATTTTATCCTCTACGTCACTTCTGTCAGATTTGGCTTTAATGATGTAAATATGTGGGTGTAAAAAGTTGAAAATACCCTCAAGTCTAAATATATAATTAATTTTTTAAcatcttaatgatctcaaatgaaaaaactcaaactaGATCTACAatattttataaaaattattttcatttaattccgtacaaaaaaatatgatttttctaagatattaataatatcaaatcatatttttttatagaattaaatgaagataatttttatacaaaaattatagatattgtcaagatttacaactttctaggtttgagttttttttatttgagatcattaagatgTCAAAAAAATTAATTGTATATTTAGACCTGAGGGATATTTTGGACTTTTTCACAACCGTGGTTCGACACCGTTAGAGCCAAATCTAACGGAAATGACGTGGAGGAAAAAAGAGTTCACAGCAGTGGCACATGTAAGAACTCAACTTTTTTTAATGGTTTATAGATAATTATCAACTTTTATAATGACACACAGGTAAAAACCTCTATAGAAATCGCCCGGCACCGGCCCGAAGATTGTCTAAGTTTTGTCACTAGGATTAGATCGGTCTACATGTCGGAGTCACGAAGATTTTTTTATAATGGAAAAAAATGAGTCTGTTTTTTCTTAAAATGTGTACTTTTAACTTTATTAATCAAATATGTATAAGACATCATTAATAATTATGATGCATAATAAATATCATCAGATTAAATATTAATCATTAAACATATGAAAGCTTATCGTGACATTTGCTTAAGTCCATAAATATCATTCTTTAATATGCACCCCATGTTCTTCTTGTCTTTCGTAACAAAATACTTAGCAAAGCTTCAACATTCATTTGATGTGACTTCAAGTTATAATGAGCTAAAAGCACCATGACACTTCTAAATGAACCTTTATTGGAGACATGAGAATA belongs to Miscanthus floridulus cultivar M001 chromosome 4, ASM1932011v1, whole genome shotgun sequence and includes:
- the LOC136552010 gene encoding uncharacterized protein yields the protein MRAMSSAVSGMLWARLRGAMRVRGGGGEGAGRWTTPGHEERPKGYPFNRPPPPPGESRKWEDWELPCYVTSFLTVVILGVGLNAKPDLTIETWAHQKALERLQQQELAAADAQAE